One Rubripirellula reticaptiva genomic region harbors:
- a CDS encoding M14 family metallopeptidase — MASPPAPATPAMLNAIMPGRKCARSFARKILTAIWIGYASISIAHADPNALSLVSTSFDSIDKNIRFEVDFPGGKIDRLIENGSDNFEIVIRPETDTSNDSAWYAFRVHSKTSLEIKVRIRYEGGSHRYAPKISHDRVEWTPANHLIVSRHPGGREVTLKLPVSDKPLWVASQELVNNKDIASWINDFDSKPFISNKEIGTSVNGRPIHSMTIGDPDASDSIFILSRQHPPEVTGTIGMMHFVETLCADTPLANQFRKLFQTSVVPIANPDGVAKGYWRANANGVDLNRDWLHFTQPETKAIHDELISLRDREDGRMWLFLDFHSTFNEVFYTAPIQNNLFPAGFTKDWLAAIDERMPSFDVLREEGHNAHRATSKAWVARELGIHAITYEFGDETDRERIRDIATQSAEEMMKLLIARKTDESK; from the coding sequence GTGGCCTCACCTCCCGCCCCGGCAACGCCCGCGATGTTAAACGCCATCATGCCAGGTCGCAAATGCGCGCGATCGTTCGCTCGCAAGATTTTGACGGCCATTTGGATCGGATACGCGAGTATCTCAATCGCCCATGCCGATCCCAATGCATTGTCACTGGTTTCGACATCGTTTGATTCGATCGATAAGAACATCAGGTTCGAAGTCGATTTTCCGGGCGGTAAAATTGATCGCTTGATCGAAAACGGCAGCGACAATTTCGAGATCGTGATTCGTCCTGAAACCGACACTAGCAACGACAGCGCGTGGTACGCTTTTCGAGTCCACTCGAAAACGAGTCTCGAAATCAAAGTTCGGATTCGTTACGAGGGCGGCTCGCACCGATACGCTCCCAAGATTAGTCATGACCGAGTCGAGTGGACACCGGCGAACCACTTGATCGTCAGCCGCCATCCCGGTGGCCGCGAAGTGACACTGAAGTTGCCGGTCAGCGATAAACCGTTGTGGGTCGCGAGCCAGGAACTGGTCAACAACAAAGACATCGCGAGCTGGATCAACGATTTTGATTCCAAGCCATTCATCAGCAACAAAGAGATCGGCACATCGGTCAACGGCAGACCGATTCACAGCATGACGATCGGCGATCCGGACGCATCGGATTCCATCTTCATTCTGTCGCGCCAGCACCCACCCGAAGTGACCGGTACGATTGGGATGATGCACTTTGTCGAAACGTTATGTGCCGATACTCCCTTGGCAAATCAGTTTCGCAAACTTTTTCAAACGTCGGTTGTGCCGATCGCCAATCCCGATGGGGTCGCCAAAGGTTACTGGCGTGCGAACGCAAACGGCGTCGACTTGAATCGCGATTGGCTGCACTTCACTCAGCCCGAAACCAAAGCGATCCACGACGAACTGATCAGCCTGCGTGATCGCGAAGACGGTCGAATGTGGCTGTTCTTAGATTTCCACAGCACGTTCAACGAAGTCTTCTATACCGCGCCGATTCAGAACAATTTGTTCCCAGCGGGATTCACAAAGGACTGGCTGGCCGCGATCGACGAGCGAATGCCGTCATTCGATGTGCTTCGCGAAGAAGGCCACAATGCTCACCGAGCGACTAGCAAAGCCTGGGTCGCCCGAGAGTTAGGCATCCACGCGATCACTTACGAATTTGGTGACGAAACGGACCGAGAACGCATTCGAGACATCGCAACGCAATCCGCCGAAGAAATGATGAAGCTTTTGATCGCCCGCAAGACGGACGAGTCAAAGTAA
- a CDS encoding sugar phosphate isomerase/epimerase family protein translates to MPRTTNAAETASSAKIDRRPNPIAISTYSYWRYRDDSKLTIEKCVDLAAEAGFDAVEVLHVQMEDKSNVAAQRIKQRAFRNGMSLCGLSTHQSFVSPDAKFRQDNVDHTIECIELAYSMGIPTIRVNTGRWGTSGDFDTLMANKGIEPNLEGYTDDDGFAWVKEGIEKCLPIAEKCGVVLGLENHWGLGRTAAGVLRVLDEVKSPWLKATLDTGNFLENQYGQYEKMAPHAAYVQAKTYYGGGTWYTLDIDYDRVAKILRDVDYRGYISLEFEGKESHETAIPKSLAMLRKAFASTEA, encoded by the coding sequence ATGCCCCGAACAACCAATGCCGCCGAAACCGCGTCATCCGCAAAGATTGATCGCCGTCCCAATCCGATCGCGATCTCGACTTATTCGTATTGGCGTTACCGAGACGACAGCAAGCTGACGATTGAAAAGTGTGTCGACTTGGCAGCCGAGGCGGGCTTTGATGCAGTCGAAGTTTTGCATGTGCAAATGGAAGACAAATCCAATGTCGCCGCACAGCGGATCAAGCAGCGAGCGTTCCGCAACGGAATGAGTTTGTGTGGACTCTCGACGCACCAATCGTTTGTCTCACCAGACGCAAAGTTTCGCCAAGACAACGTCGACCACACGATCGAGTGCATCGAACTGGCGTACTCGATGGGCATTCCGACGATCCGAGTCAACACAGGCCGATGGGGAACGTCCGGCGACTTTGACACGCTGATGGCCAACAAAGGCATCGAACCGAACTTGGAAGGCTACACCGACGACGACGGATTCGCGTGGGTCAAAGAAGGCATCGAAAAGTGTTTGCCGATCGCGGAAAAATGCGGCGTCGTGCTCGGTCTGGAAAACCACTGGGGACTCGGGCGAACCGCCGCCGGAGTGCTTCGTGTGCTCGATGAAGTCAAGTCGCCTTGGCTAAAGGCGACGCTGGACACGGGCAACTTCTTAGAAAACCAATACGGCCAGTACGAGAAGATGGCACCGCATGCGGCCTACGTTCAAGCGAAAACGTATTACGGAGGAGGCACTTGGTACACGCTGGATATCGACTACGACCGTGTCGCCAAGATTCTTCGCGACGTTGATTATCGCGGATACATCTCGCTGGAATTCGAAGGCAAAGAGTCTCACGAAACTGCGATTCCGAAGAGCTTGGCGATGTTGCGAAAAGCGTTTGCATCGACCGAAGCTTAA
- a CDS encoding alpha/beta hydrolase codes for MASVKSLACTFAVSVCVCIAFAGSVSAEEAAPTEHTLNYKTVSVKGKDVELKIDWTRPADWKATDSRPAVVFFHGGGWTGGAPGQFAEHSIELAKLGMVCFRGQYRLLDKKNKDAPDICVEDASDAFEYVRSHASEFGIDPERIAAGGGSAGGHLAAYLGMMDDTKSDVSRKPAALLLFNPVYDNGPGGWGTARVGDQYAKYSPAHNITADDPPSIVFLGTNDKLIPVATAEKFRDDCKRVGVNSELHLYEKQPHGFFNAKKGGKDEYYRDTLAKSVNFLTELGWVQP; via the coding sequence ATGGCCAGCGTTAAATCTTTAGCTTGTACCTTCGCAGTGTCCGTTTGTGTTTGCATCGCGTTTGCTGGTTCCGTGTCGGCCGAAGAAGCCGCTCCCACCGAACACACCTTGAATTACAAGACGGTGTCGGTCAAAGGCAAAGACGTTGAATTGAAGATCGATTGGACTCGACCTGCCGATTGGAAGGCGACTGATTCGCGACCGGCGGTTGTGTTCTTTCACGGTGGCGGTTGGACGGGCGGAGCGCCGGGCCAGTTTGCCGAACACAGTATCGAACTGGCAAAGCTGGGCATGGTTTGCTTCCGTGGCCAGTACCGATTGCTGGACAAGAAGAACAAAGACGCACCAGACATCTGTGTCGAAGATGCTTCCGACGCGTTTGAATACGTCCGCAGTCATGCATCCGAGTTCGGAATCGATCCGGAACGCATCGCGGCCGGCGGCGGATCCGCGGGCGGTCACTTGGCTGCATACTTGGGGATGATGGACGACACCAAGTCCGACGTATCACGCAAACCGGCGGCACTGTTGCTGTTCAATCCTGTCTATGACAACGGGCCGGGCGGATGGGGCACCGCACGCGTCGGCGACCAGTACGCGAAGTACTCGCCCGCCCACAACATCACTGCCGATGATCCGCCATCAATTGTATTTCTGGGAACCAATGACAAGCTGATTCCCGTCGCCACGGCCGAAAAGTTTCGCGACGACTGCAAGCGAGTTGGCGTGAACAGCGAGTTGCATTTGTACGAGAAGCAGCCGCATGGATTCTTCAATGCCAAGAAGGGCGGCAAGGACGAGTACTATCGCGACACGCTGGCCAAGTCGGTCAATTTCTTGACCGAATTGGGTTGGGTCCAGCCGTAG
- the msrA gene encoding peptide-methionine (S)-S-oxide reductase MsrA, protein MLNFLNYLRSNSGLKSNSTRRPVTAIIAVVALFYGVVHAYPDGENASEPGDSKEAVATLAGGCFWCTEAVFERMEGVNDVVSGYLGGKSANPNYDQVCTGRTGHAEAVEIHYDPAKVKYEDLLQVFFKTHDPTTLNRQGADRGTQYRSAIFVHNAEQKRIAEAYIEQLDASEQLSGPIVTTIEEATKFYVAEEYHQDYFRLNPNAGYCQNVVRAKVEKFDHEFADKRKVK, encoded by the coding sequence ATGTTGAACTTCCTGAACTACCTCCGGTCAAATTCCGGACTAAAAAGCAATAGCACTCGACGACCTGTTACGGCAATCATTGCTGTCGTTGCACTCTTTTACGGTGTCGTCCACGCCTATCCCGATGGCGAGAACGCGTCGGAACCGGGGGATTCCAAAGAAGCAGTAGCGACGTTGGCCGGTGGTTGCTTCTGGTGCACCGAAGCCGTGTTTGAACGGATGGAAGGCGTCAACGACGTTGTCTCGGGCTATCTGGGCGGAAAGAGCGCCAATCCGAACTACGATCAAGTTTGCACGGGGCGGACCGGTCACGCCGAAGCGGTCGAGATCCACTACGATCCGGCCAAGGTCAAATACGAAGATCTGTTGCAAGTCTTTTTCAAGACGCACGACCCAACCACGCTGAATCGTCAGGGCGCTGATCGCGGCACTCAGTACCGAAGCGCCATCTTTGTTCACAACGCGGAACAAAAACGGATCGCGGAAGCCTACATCGAGCAACTCGATGCATCGGAGCAATTGTCGGGGCCTATCGTCACGACAATCGAAGAAGCGACCAAGTTCTATGTGGCCGAAGAGTACCACCAGGACTATTTTCGTTTAAATCCCAACGCAGGCTACTGTCAAAATGTGGTGCGGGCAAAGGTCGAAAAGTTCGACCATGAATTTGCGGACAAACGCAAAGTCAAATAG
- a CDS encoding sugar phosphate isomerase/epimerase family protein has translation MNMSTLRGQNLTLPEQVKVAATAGYDSIEPWVRDIQKFVDDGGSLPDLKKQIADTGMGVASAIGFANWIVDDDAARAEGLENAKKEMALVRSIGGAHIAAPPVGAHQAGHVSPPLQVIADRYRALLEVGHEMGVTPQLELWGFSPTISKLAELAYVATGSAHPDACVLPDFYHIYKGGNDFESLKMIEASRMHCFHINDYPATPGVDKIADKDRVFPGDGVCDLPVIIRGLIDRGFTGTFSLELFNPEYWKRDAGDVATEGLEKSKQVVAKAISL, from the coding sequence CTGAACATGAGCACGCTGCGCGGTCAGAATTTGACGCTGCCCGAACAGGTCAAGGTCGCAGCAACGGCTGGGTATGATTCGATCGAGCCATGGGTTCGCGACATCCAAAAATTCGTCGACGATGGCGGCAGCCTTCCTGACCTGAAAAAACAAATCGCCGATACCGGGATGGGTGTCGCCAGCGCGATCGGTTTTGCTAACTGGATCGTCGACGACGATGCTGCTCGCGCCGAAGGGCTTGAAAACGCCAAGAAAGAAATGGCGTTGGTTCGTTCCATCGGCGGTGCTCACATCGCCGCGCCGCCCGTCGGCGCTCACCAAGCCGGACACGTGTCGCCGCCCTTGCAAGTGATCGCTGATCGCTATCGGGCACTGTTAGAAGTCGGTCACGAAATGGGCGTGACGCCACAGCTGGAACTTTGGGGTTTTTCACCGACAATTTCGAAACTGGCCGAACTTGCGTACGTTGCGACCGGCTCGGCACACCCCGATGCTTGCGTACTGCCCGACTTTTATCACATTTACAAAGGCGGCAACGATTTCGAGTCGCTAAAGATGATCGAAGCCTCGCGAATGCACTGCTTTCACATCAATGACTATCCCGCTACGCCAGGCGTCGACAAGATTGCCGACAAGGATCGCGTGTTCCCCGGCGACGGTGTTTGCGATTTGCCGGTGATCATCCGAGGGTTGATCGACCGCGGATTCACCGGCACGTTTTCGCTTGAATTGTTCAATCCCGAGTACTGGAAACGCGACGCCGGCGACGTCGCAACCGAGGGGCTTGAAAAGTCGAAGCAAGTGGTTGCAAAAGCGATTTCGCTGTAG
- a CDS encoding acyl-CoA thioesterase, producing MTPFYDYYHTVTAEEIDAQAHVHNLRYLQWSLWAASAHTAAIGFDSKSALAAGFGWVVRHHDVTYKAAAVAGDDVVVRTWVSQIDRISSRRQYAITRPADRKMLARVSTRWVYVDLRVHKVVAIPTEATKHMEICENSPGMPWE from the coding sequence ATGACACCATTCTATGACTATTACCACACCGTTACCGCCGAGGAAATCGATGCTCAGGCGCATGTCCATAACTTGCGTTATTTGCAGTGGTCGCTGTGGGCGGCGAGTGCTCATACGGCGGCGATTGGATTTGACAGCAAATCGGCATTAGCGGCTGGATTCGGGTGGGTCGTCCGTCACCACGACGTGACTTACAAGGCTGCGGCTGTGGCGGGCGATGACGTGGTCGTGCGTACTTGGGTCAGCCAGATCGACCGAATTTCGTCTCGACGACAATACGCGATCACGCGTCCGGCGGATCGGAAAATGTTGGCTCGAGTTTCAACACGCTGGGTTTACGTCGATTTGCGAGTGCACAAGGTGGTCGCGATCCCAACCGAGGCGACCAAACATATGGAAATTTGCGAGAATTCGCCGGGAATGCCTTGGGAATGA
- a CDS encoding aminotransferase class V-fold PLP-dependent enzyme encodes MTQSIFRRPTAWRSHWQLDPNLDFLNHGSFGATPTVVLEEQRRIRDQLERDPIEFLAPERSLLPRLDAVRAQVARLVGADEADIAWVRNATDGVNAVVRSFPFRSGDNVVVTNHGYNACTNAIRYVADRSGVEVRVVEVPFPISGPTEVVDAIDQVIDSSTRLLLVDHVTSPTGLVFPVKDIVDLAHCRGARVLIDGAHAPGMVPVDLREIDADYYTANHHKWLCGPKVSGFLWTRPEWQSEVRPTVISHAANRPVDGRSRYTSEFDWTGTFDPSPLLATAAAINFLDSLLPGGIVSLMQSNRELAIESRGVLCEALHVDAPAPDSMIGSLIALPIQSSDEKLQQVFRTKHRFEFPIYPSLKSGTQLMRIALQAYNDLDQVQRLAGLLRSMGIVGVR; translated from the coding sequence GTGACACAGTCCATTTTCCGACGACCGACTGCCTGGCGAAGCCACTGGCAACTTGACCCGAATCTCGACTTTCTAAATCATGGGTCGTTCGGTGCCACGCCCACAGTCGTGCTAGAAGAGCAACGCCGAATCCGTGATCAGTTGGAACGAGATCCGATCGAGTTTCTGGCACCCGAACGCAGCCTATTACCAAGGTTAGATGCGGTCCGGGCACAGGTTGCCCGCCTCGTCGGCGCCGACGAGGCGGACATCGCATGGGTGCGAAACGCAACCGATGGCGTCAACGCCGTCGTGCGTTCATTCCCATTTCGAAGCGGCGACAACGTTGTGGTGACCAACCATGGTTACAACGCTTGCACGAACGCGATCCGGTATGTGGCCGATCGATCGGGCGTCGAAGTGAGAGTTGTCGAAGTACCCTTTCCGATTTCCGGTCCCACCGAGGTCGTCGATGCGATCGATCAGGTGATTGATTCGTCGACTCGGTTGTTACTGGTCGATCACGTCACTAGCCCCACAGGATTGGTCTTTCCGGTCAAAGACATCGTGGACCTAGCGCATTGCCGCGGCGCTCGAGTGCTGATTGACGGTGCCCACGCACCGGGAATGGTACCAGTGGATCTTCGCGAGATCGACGCGGACTACTACACCGCCAACCATCACAAGTGGTTGTGCGGTCCCAAGGTTTCCGGTTTTTTATGGACACGTCCCGAATGGCAAAGCGAGGTTCGTCCGACCGTGATCAGCCATGCGGCGAATCGCCCGGTCGACGGACGTTCGCGATACACCAGCGAGTTCGATTGGACTGGCACGTTCGATCCATCGCCGCTGCTAGCCACGGCGGCCGCGATCAACTTTCTCGACAGTCTATTGCCTGGTGGAATCGTTTCGCTGATGCAGTCCAATCGCGAGTTGGCGATCGAGTCGCGTGGCGTGTTGTGCGAAGCGCTGCATGTTGATGCACCGGCGCCCGATTCGATGATCGGCAGCTTGATCGCACTGCCAATCCAATCGTCCGACGAAAAGCTGCAACAAGTGTTTCGCACCAAGCACCGATTCGAGTTTCCGATCTATCCCAGCCTCAAGTCTGGCACGCAATTGATGCGAATCGCTTTGCAGGCTTACAACGATTTAGACCAAGTGCAAAGGTTGGCCGGCCTGTTGCGATCGATGGGAATCGTCGGCGTCCGTTAA
- the hemQ gene encoding hydrogen peroxide-dependent heme synthase: MPEPSTIPSNGWHVGHFFYRFRRETMDGPMSPAIQQQFQDAIHPGEADMPQRLASYWTSGHRADFGVVVMDPDPAKVDAIHQSIMAPGIGRFVEPEWSFVSMSEVSEYVPTIEEFKRRLVAGGEDADSPTVAAKVSAYERRLPMMNEQRLRPDIPEWPSACFYPMNKSRVVGANWFTEAFSHRNAMMAEHAQSGMAFAGKVSQLISVGVGLDDWEWMVTLWGRNPEYLKEIVYKMRFDEASAKYGEFGPFYVGYRATAAEILQHCKLV, from the coding sequence CTGCCGGAACCATCAACGATTCCTTCAAACGGCTGGCACGTTGGTCACTTCTTTTATCGGTTTCGTCGCGAGACAATGGACGGGCCGATGTCACCTGCGATCCAGCAACAATTTCAAGACGCCATTCACCCTGGCGAAGCCGACATGCCACAGCGATTGGCGTCGTACTGGACCAGCGGGCATCGCGCTGACTTTGGCGTCGTCGTGATGGATCCCGATCCGGCCAAAGTCGACGCGATTCATCAGTCGATCATGGCGCCAGGAATCGGCCGATTCGTCGAACCGGAATGGTCGTTCGTTTCGATGAGTGAAGTGAGCGAGTACGTGCCGACGATCGAAGAATTCAAGCGTCGCTTGGTCGCGGGCGGTGAAGACGCGGACTCGCCAACGGTCGCTGCAAAAGTATCGGCGTACGAGCGACGGTTGCCGATGATGAATGAGCAACGTTTGCGCCCAGATATTCCGGAGTGGCCATCGGCATGCTTCTATCCGATGAACAAGAGCCGAGTGGTCGGCGCGAACTGGTTCACCGAAGCCTTTAGTCACCGTAACGCGATGATGGCCGAACATGCGCAAAGCGGCATGGCTTTCGCCGGCAAGGTCAGCCAACTGATATCGGTCGGCGTCGGGCTAGACGATTGGGAATGGATGGTGACGCTGTGGGGTCGCAATCCGGAGTACCTTAAAGAGATCGTCTACAAGATGCGTTTCGACGAAGCGAGCGCAAAGTACGGCGAGTTCGGCCCGTTCTACGTCGGCTATCGAGCCACGGCTGCCGAAATTCTGCAGCACTGCAAACTGGTTTAG
- a CDS encoding PDZ domain-containing protein produces MSVCKTIIALMLTIAFATQALADDLDQQRAAHQHALAQAVRAAAEHVLPSVVMIEIIGTSQGSQGEVEQDAPTSGVIVAVEPENASGNNENESRKAYVIAASLVVAKPAASILVVMGDGTRNSAKVVAKDDHRDLVLLEFKTDQAISAVSLTSDARRQVGQTTIAIGRYGSNAAPIVSTGILSGEGRLDGIALQTDARVSASHYGAPLIDLYGNVLGILIPAVAEGGAETSTDWYDSGVAFAIPADVIAKKLDRLKAGKDIKKGLLGIVGKSKDLNDANTEIAAVRSRSPAEEAGIKAGDQVLAVDGVPVKRHQEIRQVLGSFDAGEVVNVKIERDGTPLDIDVTLAETIPPLQPQRIGLVVSDENEQAVVSEIIPESPASESLKTGDVVLKINETEVDGADALRRQLIAAQPDKELLISYRRGEEEQQAKITPETIAGKFTNQVPKSWRRDKAEPWTTTEIKLPESPNIAFYVAPNAKDNVASDEAWQDLGLLVLLLGPGEGTPESTAEKWKKAAEECGVVVCVIAPEDATKWQPKELEVTANFAAAIIKKANINATAVAVASAGSIDDADATAADTMALAAAISQSKTFFGVAVSPDAKPPAVRLRENEPAASLQLMIPVESATDLPDWSKAIEAAGYPVIVGGKLDQNGLLNWVRLLQAI; encoded by the coding sequence ATGAGTGTGTGTAAAACTATCATCGCGCTGATGTTGACGATCGCGTTCGCGACGCAAGCACTGGCGGATGATCTCGATCAGCAACGCGCCGCGCACCAACACGCGTTAGCGCAAGCGGTTCGTGCCGCCGCAGAACACGTGTTGCCGTCGGTGGTGATGATCGAAATCATCGGAACGAGCCAGGGCAGCCAAGGGGAAGTCGAACAGGATGCGCCGACGTCGGGCGTAATCGTAGCGGTCGAGCCCGAAAACGCGTCGGGAAACAACGAGAACGAATCGCGAAAAGCCTATGTGATCGCCGCCAGCTTGGTCGTGGCGAAACCGGCGGCCAGCATTCTGGTTGTGATGGGCGATGGTACACGCAACTCGGCGAAGGTCGTCGCCAAAGACGATCACCGCGATTTGGTACTGCTTGAATTCAAGACGGACCAAGCAATTTCTGCCGTTTCGCTGACTTCGGATGCTCGCCGCCAAGTGGGACAAACCACAATCGCAATCGGGCGTTACGGCAGCAACGCGGCACCGATCGTTAGCACTGGAATCCTTAGCGGCGAAGGCCGTCTTGATGGCATCGCCCTGCAAACCGACGCCCGAGTATCGGCGTCTCATTATGGCGCGCCGCTGATCGATTTGTACGGCAATGTCCTGGGGATTCTGATCCCCGCAGTCGCCGAAGGCGGCGCTGAAACGTCGACCGACTGGTACGACTCGGGCGTTGCATTCGCGATCCCTGCGGACGTGATCGCCAAAAAACTGGACCGACTGAAGGCTGGCAAGGATATCAAAAAAGGCCTGTTGGGCATCGTCGGCAAGAGCAAGGATTTGAACGACGCGAACACCGAAATCGCAGCCGTGCGATCGCGATCGCCTGCCGAAGAAGCCGGAATCAAAGCGGGCGACCAAGTTCTTGCGGTCGACGGCGTTCCGGTAAAACGTCATCAAGAGATCCGACAAGTTCTGGGCAGCTTTGATGCTGGCGAAGTCGTGAACGTCAAAATCGAACGTGATGGAACCCCCTTGGACATCGACGTGACGCTGGCCGAAACCATCCCACCGCTTCAACCTCAGAGAATTGGTTTGGTCGTCAGCGACGAAAACGAACAAGCGGTTGTGTCGGAGATCATTCCCGAATCACCGGCTAGCGAATCGCTAAAGACGGGCGACGTGGTCTTGAAGATCAACGAAACGGAAGTCGATGGCGCGGATGCACTGCGCCGGCAACTGATCGCGGCCCAGCCGGATAAAGAACTGCTGATTTCCTATCGCCGCGGTGAAGAGGAACAACAAGCGAAGATCACTCCCGAGACGATCGCAGGCAAGTTCACGAATCAGGTTCCAAAAAGCTGGCGCCGCGACAAAGCCGAACCTTGGACGACCACTGAAATCAAGCTTCCTGAATCTCCCAACATTGCATTCTATGTTGCCCCCAACGCGAAAGACAATGTCGCAAGTGACGAAGCGTGGCAAGACCTTGGTTTGCTGGTACTGCTGCTTGGGCCTGGTGAGGGCACACCGGAATCGACCGCTGAAAAATGGAAGAAAGCGGCCGAAGAATGTGGCGTAGTCGTTTGTGTAATCGCTCCGGAAGATGCTACGAAATGGCAACCCAAGGAACTAGAAGTGACGGCGAACTTTGCGGCGGCGATCATTAAAAAGGCAAATATCAACGCGACCGCAGTCGCCGTTGCTTCGGCCGGTAGCATCGATGACGCCGACGCGACAGCCGCTGACACCATGGCTTTGGCCGCTGCAATCTCGCAAAGCAAGACGTTTTTCGGTGTCGCGGTATCGCCCGATGCGAAGCCACCCGCAGTTCGACTGCGTGAAAACGAACCGGCGGCGTCACTGCAACTGATGATCCCGGTCGAGTCGGCGACCGATCTGCCGGATTGGTCGAAAGCGATCGAGGCTGCTGGCTATCCCGTCATTGTTGGCGGAAAGTTGGACCAGAACGGTTTACTGAATTGGGTTCGGTTGCTGCAAGCGATCTAA
- a CDS encoding Rrf2 family transcriptional regulator produces the protein MLSKTAEYALRSVVCMGAQMGQPASADALAETTQVPRRYLTRVLQDLASAGLVQSRPGPGGGYELIQPVSKLTILDIVNAVSPLQRIRSCPLGLKSHTKLCPLHAELDKAYAATEKAFRGVTVESMIGSTNPIVPLCES, from the coding sequence ATGCTTTCCAAGACTGCTGAGTACGCACTTCGATCCGTGGTTTGCATGGGTGCCCAGATGGGCCAACCCGCCTCGGCGGACGCACTAGCGGAAACGACTCAGGTACCGCGTCGCTATTTGACACGAGTTTTACAAGACCTTGCCTCGGCTGGATTGGTTCAATCGCGTCCTGGTCCCGGTGGCGGTTACGAACTGATTCAGCCCGTATCGAAGTTGACGATTTTGGACATCGTTAACGCCGTCTCGCCGCTGCAGCGCATTCGATCATGCCCGCTCGGACTGAAATCCCACACGAAACTTTGTCCGCTGCATGCCGAACTCGACAAAGCGTACGCGGCGACCGAAAAGGCATTCCGCGGCGTCACGGTCGAATCGATGATCGGGTCGACCAACCCGATCGTCCCACTGTGTGAGTCATGA
- a CDS encoding phosphoribosylaminoimidazolesuccinocarboxamide synthase yields MLYEFDDAGALLKTDLPFPRRTGKVRDVYDLGESLLIVSTDRISAFDYILPSGIPDKGRILTKTSKFWFDRLGVRHHLISTDVPESLAKQFDTAPLVGRVMVTEKASVIPFECVVRGYLEGSGLQEYKQTGEVCGNKLPAGLVQCAALPTPIFTPATKADEGHDENVSIDRMIADLGSELATDLRDKSLHIYKTASAYASQQGIIIADTKFEFGMVGKEVVLIDEVLTPDSSRFWAADVYQPGQAQPSFDKQFVREWLSTCGWDKQSDPPSLPPEIIAKTKAKYEEAYRRLTGK; encoded by the coding sequence ATGCTTTACGAATTTGATGATGCCGGCGCCCTGCTGAAAACCGATTTGCCGTTCCCTCGTCGCACGGGCAAAGTCCGTGACGTTTACGACCTAGGCGAATCGTTGTTGATTGTCAGCACCGATCGAATCAGTGCATTCGACTATATCCTGCCCAGCGGCATCCCCGACAAAGGCCGGATTCTGACCAAGACCAGCAAGTTCTGGTTCGATCGGTTGGGGGTCCGTCACCACCTGATTTCCACGGACGTGCCCGAATCGTTAGCGAAGCAGTTTGATACGGCACCGTTGGTGGGGCGAGTGATGGTGACGGAAAAGGCGTCCGTGATACCGTTTGAATGTGTCGTTCGCGGCTACTTGGAAGGCAGCGGTCTACAAGAGTACAAACAAACCGGTGAAGTCTGTGGCAACAAGTTGCCAGCTGGTTTGGTTCAGTGTGCCGCTCTGCCAACACCGATTTTTACGCCCGCCACCAAGGCCGACGAAGGCCACGACGAAAACGTCTCCATCGATCGCATGATCGCCGATCTAGGCAGCGAACTAGCGACGGACCTTCGCGATAAGAGTCTGCACATTTATAAAACGGCGTCGGCCTATGCCAGCCAACAAGGCATCATCATCGCTGACACAAAGTTCGAGTTCGGCATGGTCGGCAAAGAGGTGGTACTGATCGACGAAGTGCTAACGCCGGATAGCAGCCGGTTCTGGGCGGCGGATGTTTACCAGCCCGGCCAGGCTCAGCCGTCGTTCGACAAGCAGTTCGTTCGCGAATGGTTGTCGACGTGCGGATGGGACAAGCAATCGGATCCGCCAAGTCTACCGCCAGAAATCATCGCCAAGACAAAAGCCAAATACGAAGAAGCCTACCGCCGTCTGACCGGCAAGTAG